The following coding sequences lie in one Megalodesulfovibrio gigas DSM 1382 = ATCC 19364 genomic window:
- a CDS encoding YkgJ family cysteine cluster protein, whose product MDFTPFFAKYEALVAEADAAFRAVAAREPQAVQCAEGCSDCCHALFDLTLIEAIYLNFQFNRLYQGAPRAKILTRADKADRENHLFKRKIFKASEDGVPAVEILNEVARQRIRCPLLNEEDRCDLYAFRPVTCRIYGAPVAIAGEASSCGKSGFQKGGSYPTINMDRLQNRLLMLSQEMVDAMHTKHMRLAEMLAPVSMVLMNTYDREYLGLKEKGCGDSGDSFTWTLGSSQRGAAAADAFGAAPLRQDKEEADGQG is encoded by the coding sequence ATGGATTTCACGCCGTTTTTCGCAAAATACGAAGCACTGGTGGCAGAGGCGGACGCCGCATTCCGGGCCGTGGCGGCGCGTGAACCCCAGGCCGTGCAGTGCGCCGAAGGATGTTCGGACTGCTGCCATGCACTGTTCGATCTGACCCTTATTGAGGCGATCTACCTGAATTTCCAATTCAACCGCCTGTATCAGGGCGCCCCCCGAGCCAAAATCCTGACCCGCGCCGACAAGGCGGACCGGGAAAACCATCTCTTCAAGCGCAAAATTTTCAAGGCCTCGGAAGACGGTGTTCCGGCGGTGGAGATTCTGAACGAAGTGGCCCGCCAGCGCATCCGCTGTCCGCTGCTCAACGAGGAAGACCGGTGCGATCTGTACGCCTTCCGCCCCGTCACCTGCCGGATATACGGTGCGCCCGTGGCCATTGCCGGCGAGGCGTCCAGCTGCGGCAAGTCCGGTTTCCAGAAGGGTGGCAGCTATCCCACCATCAATATGGACCGCCTGCAGAATCGCCTGCTGATGCTCAGTCAGGAGATGGTGGACGCCATGCACACCAAGCATATGCGCCTGGCCGAGATGCTGGCGCCCGTGTCCATGGTGCTCATGAACACCTATGACCGCGAATACCTGGGGCTCAAGGAGAAAGGCTGCGGCGACAGCGGCGACTCCTTTACCTGGACCCTTGGTTCCAGCCAGCGTGGCGCTGCCGCGGCCGACGCCTTCGGCGCCGCTCCCCTCAGGCAGGACAAGGAGGAAGCAGATGGCCAAGGCTGA
- a CDS encoding sensor domain-containing diguanylate cyclase, which yields MSLDLTTLLVMNLVICSVSVLGITVIWLQNRQRYAGITCWLASIALQAVGLGVLLLGHTPLSAGLALAAGVCLTGGGLLLLVGLERFLECPAPRAQRQGLFGVLAACLVALAYFGVAGAAGHGQQLSMALASLVIDGHIAWLLLVRTPPELRPATRVAGLVVCGYLTAGLLRLGLHTLPLPFLHAVRDTNVVDVVSTVAYTVLGVCLTLSLVLMVNRRLLLDVTRQEQTFSKTFHLAPYGLMLTRAKDGRVLEVNQSFARMLGTTSQALLGKTTLELKLLDSPEARARMLEPLVRGEGIAGQEVQFKTTGGEPKTGLLYADTLRLGNTDCILTSVADVTELSNAKRELEILATHDALTGLPNRMLLYDRFAQCRARTARHGGKLAVMSLDLDSFKDINDRLGHHAGDAVLKEAARRLAAVIRTEDTASRFGGDEFVLLLGDLTSPGDADHAAAKVVQALNMPVEVDGCAVAISASVGVALYPDHGEDIDTLLRRSDEALYWVKTRGRNGHALYATDTPPLPDLSAGCR from the coding sequence ATGTCCCTTGATTTGACCACGTTGTTGGTGATGAATCTGGTCATCTGCAGCGTCAGCGTCCTGGGCATCACCGTCATCTGGCTGCAGAATCGGCAGCGCTACGCCGGCATCACATGCTGGCTGGCCTCCATTGCCTTGCAGGCGGTCGGGTTGGGCGTGCTGCTCCTCGGGCACACCCCGCTTTCCGCCGGGCTCGCTCTTGCCGCGGGCGTGTGCCTGACCGGGGGCGGCCTGTTGCTGCTTGTGGGGCTGGAGCGTTTTCTGGAGTGCCCGGCCCCGCGTGCGCAGCGGCAGGGCCTGTTCGGCGTATTGGCCGCATGCCTGGTTGCCCTGGCGTATTTCGGCGTTGCCGGCGCGGCAGGCCATGGCCAGCAGCTGTCCATGGCGTTGGCGTCGCTGGTCATTGATGGGCATATCGCCTGGCTGTTGCTGGTCCGAACACCCCCGGAACTGCGCCCGGCCACCCGGGTGGCCGGTCTGGTCGTGTGCGGGTACCTGACCGCCGGCCTGCTGCGGCTTGGGTTGCACACGCTGCCCCTGCCGTTTTTGCACGCCGTCCGCGACACCAATGTGGTGGATGTGGTGAGCACCGTGGCCTACACCGTGCTCGGCGTCTGTCTGACCCTGAGTCTGGTGCTCATGGTCAACAGAAGACTGCTCCTGGATGTCACGCGGCAGGAGCAAACCTTCTCCAAAACCTTTCACCTGGCCCCGTACGGTCTGATGCTGACCCGTGCCAAGGACGGCCGCGTTCTGGAGGTCAACCAGAGCTTCGCCCGCATGCTGGGCACCACGTCCCAGGCGTTGCTGGGAAAGACCACACTGGAGCTGAAGCTGCTCGACTCTCCCGAAGCCCGGGCGCGGATGCTGGAGCCTCTTGTCCGCGGCGAGGGCATTGCCGGGCAGGAGGTGCAGTTCAAGACCACGGGCGGTGAACCCAAGACAGGCTTGCTGTATGCAGACACCCTGCGCCTTGGCAATACAGACTGCATCCTGACCAGTGTGGCAGACGTCACTGAGCTGAGCAACGCCAAGCGGGAACTTGAGATTCTGGCCACCCACGATGCCCTGACCGGCCTGCCCAACCGCATGTTGCTGTATGATCGATTCGCCCAGTGCCGGGCTCGGACTGCGCGCCATGGCGGCAAGCTCGCTGTCATGTCCCTGGACCTGGATTCCTTCAAAGACATCAATGACAGGCTTGGCCATCATGCCGGCGATGCCGTGCTGAAGGAGGCCGCCCGCCGCCTGGCCGCCGTGATCCGCACGGAAGATACGGCCTCCCGCTTTGGAGGCGACGAATTCGTGCTCTTGCTGGGAGACCTCACCTCGCCCGGAGATGCCGACCATGCGGCGGCCAAGGTGGTGCAGGCCCTCAATATGCCGGTGGAGGTGGATGGATGCGCGGTCGCCATTTCGGCCAGTGTGGGCGTGGCGCTGTATCCCGATCACGGCGAAGACATTGACACGCTGCTGCGCCGCTCCGACGAAGCCTTGTATTGGGTCAAAACCCGCGGCCGAAACGGGCACGCCTTGTATGCCACAGACACCCCACCCCTGCCCGACCTGTCTGCAGGCTGTCGCTGA
- a CDS encoding tetratricopeptide repeat protein, which translates to MTTDSKALEGYIAEQKNRLSANPQCGVTHYNLGVALLSRGDFLEAERAFRDAVTHSPTLVEAYVQLGGLALQSGDLEGCLNYNKMAAEGRPMFATPQGNIGFVYMQMGEPSKAARALERAVKLDPNFIQALATLGNAYMMEGDLERAEKVLRQALDKEPMFGPAWNNLALVLLERGEHANALECIDKAVATGYDVRPELLEEVAPYRSQAQPA; encoded by the coding sequence ATGACGACTGATTCCAAGGCCCTCGAAGGCTACATCGCCGAGCAGAAAAACCGCCTGAGCGCCAACCCCCAGTGCGGGGTGACGCATTACAACCTGGGCGTGGCCCTGCTCTCCCGCGGGGACTTTCTGGAAGCCGAACGCGCGTTTCGCGACGCCGTGACCCATTCCCCCACCCTGGTGGAAGCCTACGTCCAGCTGGGCGGTCTGGCGTTGCAAAGCGGCGACCTGGAAGGCTGCCTCAACTACAACAAAATGGCTGCCGAAGGCCGGCCCATGTTTGCCACGCCCCAAGGCAACATCGGCTTTGTGTACATGCAGATGGGCGAACCCTCCAAGGCCGCCCGGGCCCTGGAACGCGCCGTGAAGCTGGACCCGAACTTCATCCAGGCCCTGGCCACCCTGGGCAATGCCTACATGATGGAAGGCGACCTGGAACGCGCGGAAAAGGTCCTGCGTCAGGCCCTGGACAAGGAACCCATGTTCGGCCCGGCCTGGAACAATCTGGCCCTGGTGTTGCTGGAACGCGGCGAGCACGCCAACGCGCTGGAATGCATCGATAAAGCCGTAGCCACCGGCTATGATGTCCGCCCCGAGCTGCTGGAAGAAGTGGCTCCCTACCGCAGTCAGGCGCAGCCGGCGTAA
- a CDS encoding ferredoxin, with product MGYRVLVDLDKCVGDGDCADVCPVGVFVLQDDHAVAVHPEECLGCESCVEVCESGAIVIEEP from the coding sequence ATGGGCTATCGTGTGCTTGTTGATCTGGACAAATGCGTGGGCGACGGCGACTGTGCCGACGTGTGCCCGGTGGGCGTCTTTGTGCTGCAGGACGACCACGCCGTGGCCGTGCATCCGGAAGAGTGCCTGGGCTGCGAATCCTGCGTGGAGGTGTGCGAGTCCGGGGCCATCGTCATCGAGGAACCATAA
- a CDS encoding bifunctional riboflavin kinase/FAD synthetase codes for MLIARTRQEITLDLSAGTCVTIGNFDGVHKGHQTLIARVLAKARARGLASVVATFCPHPLQVLVGPHTPPFITVREQKLDLIEAMGVDMTMLLEFTKAMAAMEPEQFVRTYLVDWLNCKELVVGYDWSFGKGRKGNFEVIQALGQQYGFHCERMPPVMIHDAVVSSTRIRDLIKAGEVWEARCLLGRYYAVRGTVIHGHNRGGRLLGFPTANLKLENEVRPHNGVYAVWVNVNGNWSNRLDEPGGTALAGVANIGVNPTFGNTDVSVEVHLMDFDADLYGKEVHIHFVQFIRPEQKFPNLDALVARITDDVALARRILAEPEANCWAPA; via the coding sequence ATGCTCATCGCCCGCACCCGCCAGGAAATCACCCTGGATCTCTCCGCCGGAACATGCGTCACTATCGGCAACTTCGATGGCGTGCACAAGGGCCATCAGACCCTCATTGCCCGCGTCCTGGCCAAGGCCAGGGCCCGCGGCCTGGCATCCGTGGTGGCCACCTTCTGTCCGCACCCCCTGCAGGTGCTGGTGGGGCCGCACACGCCGCCCTTCATCACCGTGCGCGAACAGAAGCTGGACCTCATCGAGGCCATGGGCGTGGACATGACCATGCTGCTGGAATTCACCAAGGCCATGGCTGCCATGGAGCCCGAGCAGTTCGTCAGGACCTATCTGGTTGACTGGCTCAACTGCAAAGAGTTGGTGGTGGGCTACGACTGGTCCTTCGGCAAGGGCCGCAAGGGCAACTTCGAGGTCATCCAGGCCCTGGGCCAGCAGTACGGCTTCCACTGCGAGCGCATGCCGCCGGTGATGATTCACGATGCCGTGGTCAGCTCCACCCGTATCCGCGACCTCATCAAGGCCGGCGAGGTCTGGGAGGCGCGCTGCCTGCTGGGACGCTACTACGCCGTCCGCGGCACGGTGATTCACGGCCATAACCGCGGCGGCCGGCTGCTGGGCTTTCCCACAGCCAACCTGAAGCTGGAAAACGAGGTGCGGCCGCACAACGGCGTGTACGCCGTGTGGGTGAACGTCAACGGCAACTGGTCCAACCGGCTCGACGAGCCCGGCGGCACGGCCCTGGCCGGCGTGGCCAACATCGGCGTCAACCCCACCTTTGGCAACACCGATGTGAGCGTGGAAGTGCACCTCATGGACTTCGACGCCGACCTGTACGGCAAGGAAGTGCACATCCACTTTGTGCAGTTCATCCGGCCGGAACAGAAATTTCCCAACCTGGATGCCCTGGTGGCCCGCATCACCGACGATGTGGCCCTGGCCCGCCGTATCCTGGCCGAACCTGAAGCCAACTGCTGGGCTCCGGCCTAG
- a CDS encoding universal stress protein, translated as MNRHFLVTVSDDPQAMHAIRFLGHFFHRKDGLECTLFYVAPRDHDSPTAMIKPDARELAKGTAALEAARDKLHHMGWPAEHLHIKTMTQRQSRAMEIVDEASRGRYDAVVLGRRGITSFEAFMGSSISHEILEERISFPLWLCRMPEASRTGVLCCVDGSEQSLRIVDHAGFVLAGHHEHPITLCCVENGQRPEVETLFARCREILEQHGVPAHMIHDKRLQGDSPARALRAELQAGGYAVIAMGRTGAGGGALRKLFFGSVSSDLIQTAPPATVWISR; from the coding sequence ATGAACCGGCACTTTCTCGTCACCGTCAGCGACGATCCCCAGGCCATGCACGCCATCCGCTTTCTTGGGCATTTCTTTCATCGCAAGGACGGCCTGGAGTGCACGCTGTTCTATGTGGCCCCACGCGACCACGACAGCCCCACGGCCATGATCAAGCCCGATGCCCGGGAACTGGCCAAGGGCACCGCCGCCCTGGAGGCCGCCCGGGACAAGCTCCACCATATGGGCTGGCCCGCGGAGCATCTGCACATCAAGACCATGACCCAGCGCCAGTCCAGAGCCATGGAGATTGTGGACGAGGCCAGCCGCGGCCGTTACGACGCCGTGGTGCTCGGCCGCCGGGGCATCACCAGCTTCGAGGCCTTCATGGGGTCCTCCATCAGCCACGAGATCCTGGAGGAACGCATTTCCTTTCCCCTGTGGCTGTGCCGCATGCCCGAGGCCTCGCGCACGGGCGTGCTGTGCTGCGTGGACGGTTCCGAGCAGTCCTTGCGCATCGTGGACCATGCCGGCTTTGTGCTTGCCGGCCATCACGAGCATCCCATCACCCTGTGCTGCGTGGAAAACGGCCAGCGCCCGGAGGTGGAAACCCTCTTCGCACGGTGCAGGGAAATTCTGGAGCAACACGGCGTGCCGGCGCACATGATTCACGACAAGCGACTGCAAGGCGATTCCCCCGCCCGGGCCCTGCGCGCGGAACTGCAGGCCGGCGGCTACGCCGTCATCGCCATGGGCCGCACCGGCGCCGGCGGCGGCGCCCTGCGCAAACTGTTCTTCGGCTCCGTGTCCAGCGATCTCATCCAGACCGCGCCCCCGGCCACAGTCTGGATCTCCCGCTAA
- a CDS encoding HD domain-containing protein translates to MEGRCSKLHTLVDAEDPAAVLAEVQLLLDAMAMPEMLPQTAQIYRDVVRLFHGEYPGYRASNTKYHNLEHTSAVLLAAIRLAHGAQAEGLALSARGVGLLMTCALFHDAGLIQTEDDTEGTGAKYTVGHEARSIRMLAEYAAAHNLPEEDARDGAHIIACTIMDKAVAEIPFRTEELAALGRMLGVADLYAQMADRAYLEKLFLLYREFEEAGVAGFDSELMLLEKTEGFYENIVKRRLAEELGSMHRLMRSHFRVRHGLDADPYEEAIRKNIEYLKLVLEETRRIYRERFRRGGIIW, encoded by the coding sequence GTGGAAGGACGCTGTTCCAAATTGCATACCCTGGTGGATGCTGAAGACCCCGCGGCGGTGCTTGCGGAAGTGCAGCTGCTGCTGGACGCCATGGCCATGCCCGAGATGCTGCCCCAGACGGCGCAGATCTACCGGGATGTTGTCCGCCTGTTTCACGGCGAATATCCGGGCTATCGGGCCAGCAACACCAAATATCACAACCTGGAGCACACCTCGGCGGTGCTGTTGGCAGCCATCCGGCTGGCCCATGGCGCACAGGCCGAGGGCCTGGCCCTTTCCGCCCGCGGCGTGGGGCTGCTCATGACCTGCGCCCTGTTTCACGATGCCGGACTCATCCAGACCGAGGACGACACTGAAGGCACCGGCGCCAAATACACCGTGGGGCACGAGGCCCGCTCCATCCGCATGCTGGCAGAGTATGCCGCCGCCCACAACCTGCCCGAGGAGGATGCCCGGGACGGCGCGCACATCATCGCCTGCACCATCATGGACAAGGCCGTGGCCGAGATTCCCTTCCGCACCGAGGAACTGGCCGCCCTGGGCCGCATGCTCGGCGTGGCCGACCTCTACGCCCAGATGGCCGACCGCGCCTACCTGGAAAAACTCTTCCTTCTTTATCGAGAGTTTGAGGAGGCCGGTGTGGCCGGCTTCGATTCCGAACTCATGCTGCTGGAAAAAACCGAGGGCTTCTACGAAAACATCGTCAAGCGCAGGCTCGCCGAGGAACTGGGCAGCATGCACCGCCTCATGCGCAGCCATTTCCGCGTGCGCCACGGGCTGGATGCGGATCCCTACGAGGAGGCCATCCGCAAAAACATCGAGTACCTCAAGCTGGTCCTTGAGGAAACGCGCCGCATTTACCGCGAACGGTTTCGCCGCGGTGGCATCATCTGGTGA
- a CDS encoding chloride channel protein, producing the protein MYLRVQLRRWLRHWRALTRTYRRISSVRWLILGIGVGALAGLVAASFFFLVEYLHHLFLIEWAGMPLPPADGEALFHGPPGDVYRPWLVPAMTCLTGLVTGWLVQRYIPETMHGGTDGTDGMIKAFHQQGGIIRPLAPLIKGATSILTLATGGSAGREGPISQLGAGLGSWIAVRLKLTPKERRILLLTGAAGGLGAIFRAPMGGALTAIEVIYAEDFEAEAVLPAVLSSVAAYTVFALIYGTDPLFAIPRFQFTNFLELPFYLLLAAFCAATGWLYVRTFRYLKYNVFNKLIDKIGLPATAALGGLLAGLMGVQFPQVLSGGFGWVEEAILGNMAVTAMLAVIVLKIIATSFTLGSGMSGGMFAPALFVGGMSGGVVGFTAHALFPATVTQPGAFVLVGMAAFFAGVAKSPIGPILMVCELTQGYGLLAPLMLSSALCLVFNRKVHLYENQVANKFESPAHRTDATINILEQLRVEDHYSPGPVVVLEEDVTLKALTNIICHTNQFCFPVRNQAGSIKGLLTMDDVRRVLFEEALFDLVLVRDLPTRPVPTLTPEDDLYTALLAFVGHNVSQIPVTPIGNGAEILGLINREDVFAAYNQAIRKVREEG; encoded by the coding sequence ATGTACCTGCGTGTGCAATTACGACGCTGGCTGCGGCATTGGCGCGCCCTGACGCGGACGTACCGACGCATCAGCTCGGTGCGCTGGCTCATCCTGGGCATCGGCGTGGGGGCGCTGGCCGGGCTGGTGGCGGCATCGTTCTTTTTTCTGGTGGAATATCTCCACCATCTTTTTCTTATTGAGTGGGCCGGCATGCCCCTGCCCCCGGCAGACGGCGAGGCCCTGTTCCATGGTCCGCCGGGGGACGTGTACCGCCCCTGGCTGGTGCCGGCCATGACCTGCCTGACCGGCCTTGTCACCGGCTGGCTGGTGCAGCGCTACATCCCCGAGACCATGCACGGCGGCACCGACGGCACCGACGGCATGATCAAGGCCTTCCACCAGCAGGGTGGCATCATCCGGCCGCTGGCGCCCCTCATCAAGGGAGCCACCAGCATCCTGACCCTGGCCACAGGGGGCAGCGCTGGCCGGGAGGGGCCCATCTCCCAGCTGGGGGCCGGGCTGGGGTCCTGGATTGCCGTGCGGCTCAAGCTCACGCCCAAGGAACGGCGCATCCTGCTGCTCACCGGTGCGGCCGGCGGCCTGGGGGCCATCTTCCGTGCGCCCATGGGCGGCGCGCTCACGGCCATCGAGGTGATCTACGCCGAGGATTTCGAGGCCGAGGCCGTGCTGCCTGCAGTGCTGTCGTCAGTGGCCGCATACACGGTGTTTGCCCTGATTTACGGGACAGATCCTTTGTTCGCCATCCCGCGGTTTCAGTTCACCAACTTCCTGGAGCTGCCGTTTTATCTGCTCCTGGCGGCCTTCTGCGCGGCCACTGGCTGGCTGTACGTGCGGACGTTCCGGTATCTTAAATATAATGTTTTCAACAAATTGATCGACAAGATCGGCCTGCCCGCCACGGCGGCCCTGGGTGGGTTGCTGGCCGGGCTGATGGGCGTGCAGTTCCCGCAGGTGCTCTCCGGCGGCTTCGGCTGGGTGGAGGAAGCCATCCTGGGCAACATGGCCGTCACGGCCATGCTGGCGGTGATCGTCCTCAAAATCATCGCCACGTCCTTCACCCTGGGTTCCGGCATGAGCGGCGGGATGTTCGCCCCGGCGCTGTTTGTGGGCGGCATGAGCGGCGGCGTGGTGGGCTTCACGGCGCACGCGCTGTTTCCGGCCACGGTGACGCAGCCCGGGGCCTTCGTGCTGGTGGGCATGGCGGCGTTCTTCGCCGGGGTGGCCAAGTCCCCCATCGGCCCCATTCTGATGGTCTGCGAGCTGACCCAGGGCTATGGCCTGCTGGCGCCGCTGATGCTCTCCTCGGCCCTGTGTCTGGTGTTCAACCGCAAGGTGCATCTGTACGAGAACCAGGTGGCCAACAAGTTCGAGTCCCCGGCCCATCGCACCGACGCCACCATCAACATTCTGGAGCAGCTGCGGGTGGAGGACCACTACTCCCCCGGCCCGGTGGTGGTGCTGGAAGAAGACGTGACCCTCAAGGCCCTGACGAACATCATCTGCCACACCAACCAGTTCTGCTTTCCCGTGCGCAATCAGGCCGGCAGCATCAAGGGCCTGCTGACCATGGATGACGTGCGGCGCGTGCTCTTCGAAGAGGCGCTGTTCGATCTGGTGCTGGTGCGCGATCTGCCCACGCGGCCCGTGCCGACCCTGACCCCCGAGGACGATCTGTACACCGCCCTGCTGGCCTTCGTGGGCCACAATGTGAGCCAGATCCCCGTGACGCCCATTGGCAATGGTGCGGAGATCCTGGGGCTCATCAACCGCGAGGACGTCTTCGCCGCCTACAATCAGGCCATTCGCAAGGTGCGGGAAGAGGGGTAG
- a CDS encoding DVU0298 family protein produces MAGRRLKAELKTLLQQDDWFERLHARLDASAAPEGERLAPAAVLGSLFSFLLLDGVVRWRAATAVGMAVAVLCGTPRKGEASGGVSGKVEAGRDILRRLMWNLNEESGNVAWGAPEAMAECLAQHPWLAEEYHNILISYIDNTIHHGLWLDLPLLRRGAVWGVSRLCCARPDLMARAGRPLMAALQDCEDPEIPGLAAWGLGCLRWQEARPALTALASSPVPVTWYHDGEIVQTTVGTLAGQALAALGDA; encoded by the coding sequence ATGGCCGGCCGTCGCCTCAAGGCCGAGCTGAAAACGCTCCTGCAGCAGGACGACTGGTTCGAGCGGCTGCACGCCCGGCTGGACGCCTCGGCTGCTCCCGAAGGGGAGCGGCTGGCGCCAGCCGCGGTGTTGGGGTCGCTCTTTTCGTTCCTGCTGCTGGATGGCGTGGTCCGCTGGCGGGCGGCCACCGCGGTGGGCATGGCCGTGGCCGTGCTGTGCGGCACGCCCCGCAAGGGCGAGGCCTCGGGCGGCGTCTCCGGCAAGGTGGAGGCCGGCCGCGACATCCTGCGCCGGCTCATGTGGAATCTGAACGAGGAAAGCGGCAACGTGGCCTGGGGCGCGCCCGAGGCCATGGCCGAGTGCCTGGCCCAGCATCCCTGGCTGGCCGAGGAATATCACAACATCCTTATTTCCTACATCGATAACACCATCCACCACGGCCTGTGGCTGGATTTGCCCCTGCTGCGTCGCGGGGCGGTGTGGGGCGTTTCCCGCCTGTGCTGCGCCCGGCCGGACCTCATGGCCCGCGCCGGCCGGCCCCTGATGGCGGCCCTGCAGGACTGCGAAGATCCCGAAATCCCCGGCCTGGCTGCCTGGGGCCTGGGGTGCCTGCGTTGGCAGGAGGCCCGGCCTGCGCTGACGGCGCTGGCGTCCAGCCCTGTTCCGGTCACCTGGTATCACGACGGCGAGATCGTTCAGACCACCGTGGGGACCCTGGCCGGTCAGGCCCTGGCCGCCCTGGGCGATGCATGA
- a CDS encoding sensor histidine kinase, with protein sequence MPNASDSLAAPTCTDARDPHLAAHLHALERFRSLLDQVQDAIFLLEPTALAIIDCNNSAAAMTGRSRHALLGARLGELMEPDEGGLLLAMPREEIATVCRLCGTGTPPTPVEVHFRLHTFEGRPYGVAIARDISERMAAEHRLKASLKEKELLLREVHHRVKNNLQVVSSFLSVQSHYFKDPDDVALLKESQNRIRTIASVHERLYGSDDLATVNFCEYMEDLATHLAQVYRVRGRTLEVKVTHCAVGLTIEKAIPCGLIINELVTNAMTHAFAGRDHGTVLLSFLPSDVGTALLTVTDDGIGLPEGMDVMQTDSLGFVIVRLLTGQLKGTLKVTTRPIAPGTRFEIELPAGVASTLLQFE encoded by the coding sequence GTGCCGAACGCCTCAGATTCGCTCGCTGCGCCCACATGCACAGACGCGCGCGATCCGCACCTTGCGGCGCATCTGCACGCCCTGGAGCGGTTCCGCTCCCTGCTGGATCAGGTGCAGGACGCCATCTTTCTGCTGGAGCCCACGGCCCTGGCTATCATCGACTGCAACAACTCCGCAGCCGCCATGACCGGCCGCAGCCGCCATGCGCTGCTGGGCGCCCGCCTGGGCGAACTCATGGAGCCGGACGAAGGCGGGCTGCTGCTGGCCATGCCCCGGGAAGAGATTGCCACCGTGTGCAGGCTCTGCGGTACCGGCACCCCCCCCACCCCTGTGGAAGTGCACTTCCGGCTGCACACCTTCGAGGGCAGACCCTACGGCGTGGCCATCGCCCGCGACATCTCCGAGCGCATGGCCGCAGAACACAGGCTCAAGGCCTCCCTCAAGGAGAAGGAACTCCTGCTGCGCGAAGTGCACCACCGGGTAAAGAACAATTTGCAGGTGGTCTCCAGCTTCTTGTCCGTCCAGTCCCATTATTTCAAGGACCCGGACGACGTGGCCCTGCTCAAGGAAAGCCAGAACCGCATCCGGACCATCGCCTCGGTGCACGAACGGCTGTACGGCTCCGACGACCTGGCCACCGTGAACTTCTGCGAATACATGGAAGATCTGGCCACCCATCTGGCCCAGGTGTACCGCGTGCGGGGCCGCACGCTGGAGGTCAAGGTCACGCATTGCGCCGTGGGCCTGACCATCGAAAAGGCCATCCCCTGCGGGCTCATCATCAACGAGCTCGTCACCAACGCCATGACCCACGCCTTTGCCGGGCGCGATCACGGCACGGTGCTGCTCTCCTTCCTGCCCAGCGACGTGGGCACGGCCCTGCTGACCGTGACTGACGACGGCATAGGCCTGCCCGAAGGCATGGACGTGATGCAGACCGACTCCCTGGGCTTCGTCATCGTCCGGCTGCTCACCGGCCAGCTCAAGGGCACGCTCAAGGTGACCACCCGGCCCATTGCGCCGGGCACGCGCTTTGAGATCGAACTGCCGGCGGGTGTGGCCTCGACCCTGCTGCAATTCGAGTAG
- a CDS encoding Uma2 family endonuclease → MPTVEPDAPESTARQHEHVRMALAGALTFALAGSPCRVLASPCVGPSVILANDAVCTLLDASEHGGVQPDLAVICEHEPRLPVLVVEVQTPDTLLRDTTRRLALYEALKVREYWIVDVMGQLVHGFALNHEEKYKLFQSAAPGETMESKILPHVSLPAWEGWLTKPNC, encoded by the coding sequence ATGCCCACCGTTGAGCCGGATGCCCCGGAGTCTACCGCGCGGCAACACGAGCACGTCCGCATGGCCCTGGCCGGGGCTTTGACGTTCGCCCTGGCCGGGTCGCCCTGCCGGGTGCTGGCCAGCCCTTGCGTCGGCCCCAGTGTCATCCTGGCCAACGATGCCGTATGCACCCTGCTGGACGCCTCTGAACATGGCGGCGTGCAGCCGGATCTGGCCGTCATCTGCGAACACGAGCCCAGGCTGCCGGTGCTGGTGGTGGAGGTGCAGACGCCAGATACCCTGCTGCGGGACACCACCCGCCGGCTGGCCCTGTACGAGGCCCTGAAGGTTCGGGAATACTGGATCGTGGACGTCATGGGACAGCTGGTGCACGGCTTTGCGCTGAACCACGAGGAAAAATACAAGCTGTTCCAGAGCGCCGCCCCGGGCGAGACCATGGAATCCAAGATCCTGCCGCACGTGTCGCTGCCGGCCTGGGAAGGCTGGCTGACCAAGCCGAATTGCTGA